A stretch of Glandiceps talaboti chromosome 18, keGlaTala1.1, whole genome shotgun sequence DNA encodes these proteins:
- the LOC144449261 gene encoding GTP-binding protein Di-Ras2-like, giving the protein MVITATFIPLKVILQMDMVDTSGFHSFPAMRRLAIQKARIFVLVYAIDDLESFIQLQYIYKEIREERREENLPIIVVGNKTDLQGQREIAPDEVEMVFKKRPEIDFLETSAKDDDNIDLLFERIFHQEVMRKGI; this is encoded by the coding sequence ATGGTAATAACCGCTACATTCATTCCATTAAAGGTTATATTACAAATGGATATGGTTGACACCTCTGGATTTCACTCCTTTCCTGCGATGAGGCGACTGGCAATTCAAAAGGCGAGGATTTTTGTTCTCGTTTACGCCATCGATGACTTGGAATCTTTCATCCAACTGCAGTACATTTATAAAGAAATCAGAGAGGAAAGAAGAGAGGAAAATTTACCCATCATAGTTGTTGGCAACAAGACAGATCTCCAGGGTCAACGAGAAATCGCCCCTGATGAGGTTGAAATGGTGTTTAAAAAGAGACCAGAGATTGACTTTTTGGAAACATCGGCAAAGGATGACGACAACATAGATCTTTTGTTTGAACGGATCTTCCACCAGGAAGTTATGAGAAAAGGTATATAA
- the LOC144449430 gene encoding uncharacterized protein LOC144449430 has product MMTSVTPQTMHQESADECFVCGFSFLDDFVNSKGKVVKGNTRKRKVKESDCITLSTCLDVTVSKQASVCIVCQSLTGKLLKCINTVKEVKETLKAKLQLKTLTSQKRSHGTPTEIRPSTPSRKRPHTSTFVPQSPSILVVEQVMIPPLPPGPQGKQAKTGSKKTARQSLPLPSEKTQIQITIVTPSATRDKIIDPVFHKAARAIVAQDTTTLVKTAIGLNTKALCQHLVPVIEREVNAVCSVQFNSVLCKTTREGLHDFSFEQLFEECRTVCPVVFAVICAAININILVPTYTDKYRFGCVISPILKTRSKHMSALAYHIGFILKNGGLSERSHKRLTKMGYAVSPSSVDTKVKQLSVTEEEDTVDMVNVNSEDPDRCTLCQTHD; this is encoded by the exons ATGATGACAAGTGTAACACCTCAAACAATGCACCAAGAATCAGCTGATGAGTGTTTTGTGTGTGGTTTTAGCTTCCTTGACGATTTTGTGAACAGTAAAGGCAAGGTTGTGAAGGGCAACACTCGAAAACGAAAGGTGAAGGAGAGTGATTGCATAACACTATCGACTTGTCTTGATGTGACTGTGTCAAAACAGGCATCTGTATGTATCGTTTGTCAAAGCCTCACTggaaaacttttgaaatgtataaACACTGTGAAGGAAGTTAAAGAAACTTTAAAGGCCAAACTTCAGTTGAAGACCTTAACATCACAGAAGAGAAGTCATGGTACCCCCACTGAGATAAGACCAAGTACCCCCAGTAGAAAAAGACCACATACTTCCACATTTGTTCCCCAGTCACCAAGTATTCTAGTAGTTGAACAGGTCATGATACCACCACTTCCTCCTGGTCCCCAAGGTAAACAAGCAAAAACTGGCAGCAAGAAAACAGCAAGACAATCTCTTCCCTTGCCATCAGAAAAGACTCAAATACAG ATCACCATTGTAACACCATCTGCTACACGTGACAAAATCATAGACCCAGTGTTTCACAAGGCTGCAAGGGCTATTGTTGCCCAAGATACCACTACATTAGTCAAAACAGCCATTGGACTAAATACCAAGGCACTTTGTCAGCATCTGGTGCCAGTGATAGAAAGAGAG GTTAATGCAGTATGTTCAGTccagttcaattctgtactatGCAAGACAACCAGAGAAGGTCTGCATgacttttcatttgaacaactttttgaGGAGTGTAGAACTGTTTGTCCAGTTGTATTTGCAGTGATTTGTGCAGctattaatatcaatatattggtGCCAACCTACACAGACAAATACCGATTTGGATGTGTGATTAGTCCCATCTTGAAGACCAGATCAAAGCACATGTCAGCTTTAGCATATCACATTGGTTTTATATTGAAAAATGGAGGGCTGTCAGAAAGG TCTCACAAGCGTCTCACCAAAATGGGGTATGCTGTCAGTCCCAGTAGTGTTGATACTAAAGTCAAGCAGCTAAGTGTGACTGAGGAAGAAGATACTGTTGATATGGTGAATGTCAATAGTGAGGATCCAGACAGATGTACATTATGTCAGACACATGATTAA